TCGACGTAGAAAGTAGGAGGTCCGTTCTCTCCAGGAGGGGATGGATTGTAAAGCAGGCGCAAAGACAGGTCACGGGTGGGCACAAGCACATATCGTTCCAGCCCACTTTGCTGGAATTGTCGAGTCAATTGACTGCCCGGCATCACATCCAGCACAACGAAGTAACGCGGGGTATCTCCTTCACGGAAGTGCAGTGCTAATTCCATGAACTGAGTTGCTCCCGTCTCAGGTGTTCGCAGTGGAAGATTCTGCCCAGTTGCATCTTGTGCCTGTATCAACAGCACTGGCTCCGTGGATGTCTGGTAAAATAGCAAACCGTGATAGAAAAGGGGGGCAGAGTTATGCAGTGTCCTTTGCACTATGTCTCCATTCTCTTGCAGGAAAGTCAACTCCGTACGCCCATCGTTCGTCTGTTTTCTCGAAGGATCAACATTTACTTCGACAGCATCAGCGCGAACTGCCAGGTTGATTCCGTGTCCAAGGGGACGAACCTGTCCAGGGCGTAAGGTCACGTTATCTTCCCACCAGGCTGTGCGTTCGCTTATTGCTAATCCACCCAGGATCAGCACCAGTCCCAGATACACCCAAAGCGGGAAAATCCAAGACCGATCAACACAGGCTAAGAGATTATCCTTCCCTGCCAAAAAGCGGTAACGTTGCTCACGCAGGATCTGCCGCACACGCTCTAGCACTCGTTCGGGAGATTCCGCGAGTTCTGGGGCGTTGACGAAGATTTCGCGCTCAAGAGCAGCATGCCACACATGCCGTGGCCGAATCAAATCTACTGTGCCTAATAACAGATTGAAGGCCAACAGGCCCAGAATACCTCGCAGCCAGAGAGAGTGGTGGATATCCGACAGCCTAAGGCGGACTAACCAGTCAGCAGCGCCATGGTAGCGCTCGCGCAGCGATGTCAGCCACAAGTTGTTGGCCGTCGCGTCAGCAATGGCTTCTGCGGGTCTTTGTGGCAGGATGAGCCCTAGGCAGATCAGCACAGCCAGGCTTGCCAGCAAGAGCATGGCCAGGTAAGGTGATGCGCATATGCGCCACAAACTATCTAGCGGGTCTTCAGAACTCCACCATTCAGCCCAGCGAACTTTCATCATGACCCTGCTTCTCTACGGCTTTCGACAGTCCAAATTTGTTAGACGATTTATCATACGCGGCTGTGCTTCTATTGTCAATCCTTCGTGGTGGCTGATTGGTTGCACTTCCTCCTGCTCGATGTTCACAACCCAGCCAGTGTGATCTAGGATATCTGTGAAACCAGCCTCTTGCCAGGAGGATGAGATCACTATGAACATTATCGAGCGTGCTCTAGATTTTGTCAAAAAGCGGTTAGAGTTCAGATAATTCAACACATGTAGCGGCGTTGGCAATAGAGTGCAGGGGATAGATATAGCCACGGCTCAAGACCGTGCTGGCATCCGTGGCGATAGCACTCTACTGAAGCGGATGGGGCATTGCCAAGCACCTCGTAGAAAAGGGGCTTGGCAATGCTTTTATTCCCAGTGCCAAATGATGCGATGGTACAACTGCATCATTTTGGAAAGAAAAACAGGTTCTCCTGGCAATGACCTACTCTCCCAGGGGCCTGCGCCCCAAGTACCATCGGCGCTGGAGGGCTTAACTTCCTGGTTCGGGATGGAACAGGGTGTTTCCCCTCCGCTCAAATCACCAGAAGAACCTGTCTTCTCAGTGCAAACACGAAGAATCTGAGACTCTTCGTTTGGGATGATAAAAGATGCCTGCTTAGCACCCTAACAATTGAACAGAATGCACAAACTCGTTTGTTGTTCACATGCGTGAGATTAAGCCCTCGACCATTAGTACGGCTTAGCTAAAGGCATTGCTGCCCTTACACATGCCGCCTATCAACCTGGTAGTCTCCCAGGGGTCTTACCTCCTTGACGGAGTGGGTGACCTAATCTTGGGGCGAGTTTCCCACTTAGATGCTTTCAGCGGTTATCTCTGCCGGGCGTAGCTACCCAGCGATGCACCTGGCGGTACAACTGGCACACTAGAGGCCCGTCCACCCTGGTCCTCTCGTACTGAGGGCAGCTCCCCTCAAGTCACCTGCGCCCACAGCGGATAGAGACCGAACTGTCTCACGACGTTCTGAACCCAGCTCGCGTGCCACTTTAATCGGCGAACAGCCGAACCCTTGGGACCTTGTCCAGCCCCAGGATGTGACGAGCCGACATCGAGGTGGCGACCCTTGCCGTCGATGTGAACTCTTGGGCAAGACTACCCTGTTATCCCCGGGGTAGCTTTTGTCCGGTAAGCTACGGCCCTTCCACACGGAACCGTAGGATCACTAAGTCCGACTTTCGTCTCTGCTCGACTTGTAGGTCTCGCAGTCAAGCTCCCTTGTGCCTTTACACTCCACGGCTGGTTTCCATTCAGCCTGAGGGAACCTTTGAGCGCCTCCGTTACCTTTTAGGAGGTGACCGCCCCAGTCAAACTGCCCACCTGGCACTGTCCCCACGCCGGATAACGGCTGCGGGTTAGGGCCGAAACTTGATCAGGGTGGTATTTCAAGGTTGACTCCACCGAGGCTGGCGCCCCAGCTTCACCGTCTCCCACCTATCCTACACAGACCAAGCCTCAACTCAATACCAAGCTGCAGTAAAGCTCCACGGGGTCTTTTTGTCCTGCTGCGGGTAAGACGCATCTTCACGCCTACTTCAATTTCGCCGGGTCCCTCGTTGAGACAGCGCCCCACTCGTTACGCCATTCGTGCGGGTCGGAACTTACCCGACAAGGAATTTCGCTACCTTAGGACCGTTATAGTTACGGCCGCCGTTCACCGGGGCTTCAGTTCTGAGCTTCTCCCTCGCTTGCGCGAAGGATAACCCATCCCTTTAACCTTCCGGCACTGGGCAGGCGTCAGCCCCTATACTTCAGCTTTCGCTTTAGCAGAGACCTGTGTTTTTGTTAAACAGTCGGCAGGGCCGTTTCTCTGCGACCCC
The Chloroflexota bacterium DNA segment above includes these coding regions:
- a CDS encoding cytochrome c biogenesis protein ResB, with protein sequence MMKVRWAEWWSSEDPLDSLWRICASPYLAMLLLASLAVLICLGLILPQRPAEAIADATANNLWLTSLRERYHGAADWLVRLRLSDIHHSLWLRGILGLLAFNLLLGTVDLIRPRHVWHAALEREIFVNAPELAESPERVLERVRQILREQRYRFLAGKDNLLACVDRSWIFPLWVYLGLVLILGGLAISERTAWWEDNVTLRPGQVRPLGHGINLAVRADAVEVNVDPSRKQTNDGRTELTFLQENGDIVQRTLHNSAPLFYHGLLFYQTSTEPVLLIQAQDATGQNLPLRTPETGATQFMELALHFREGDTPRYFVVLDVMPGSQLTRQFQQSGLERYVLVPTRDLSLRLLYNPSPPGENGPPTFYVEAFRGTETSPFYQYQFHTVDTVEIAGDRYSFHPQRYAVIRFGQDYGLVFILPGAVLVLLGIILSTRYPLKRVWLAARLVSGAVDLHLTANSPVMEKASPWFESLVQDIATALSVQDKADRNQLAMGGTK